The genomic region CGGTAAGACCACCACCACCGGCAAACTGGCCAAACGTCTGGCCGAGCGCGAAGGCAAGAGGGTGTTGGTGGCGTCGCTGGACGTCTATCGCCCCGCCGCCATGGACCAGTTGCGCAGCGTCGCCGAGCAGGCTGGGGTGGCGTGTTTGGACGCCTCGCCCGATGAGAAGCCCCAGGTCATCGCCCAGCGCGCGCTGGAGGCGGCGCGCAAGAGCGGCGCGGACGTGCTGTTCCTGGACACCGCCGGGCGTCTGCACATCGACGAGACCTTGATGGATGAGTTGGTGGAGATCAAATCCATCGCCAACCCCGTCGAGATCCTCTTCGTGGCCGACTCCATGACCGGTCAGGATGCGGTCAATGTGGCGCAGAGCTTCAATGAGCGACTCGACGTCACCGGCGTGGTGCTGACCAAGACCGATGGCGACGCCCGCGGCGGCGCCGCGCTGGCGATTCGCCACGTCACCGGCAAGCCGATCAAATTCCTCGGCGTCTCCGAAAAGCTCGACGGCATCGAGCCGTTCCACCCGGACCGCGTGGCCTCGCGCATCCTCGGCATGGGCGATGTGCTCACCCTGGTCGAGACCGCCATGGAGAAGGTGGATCTCGAAGAGAGCGCCAAACTCCAAGAGAAGCTGTTTAAGAGCAAAGGCTTCACCCTGGAGGATTTCCTCAGCCAGATGCAGCAGGTGAAGAAGATGGGCTCCATGAGCGAGCTGGTGGAGATGATTCCCGGCGTCAAGCAGGCGATGAAGGGCAAGGACGTCAATCTGGATGACGGGCAGATCAAGCGGGTGGAGGCGATCATTCTCTCCATGACCAAAGAGGAGCGACGCAAGCATCAGATTCTCAACGCTTCGCGCAAACGCCGCATCGCCAACGGCGCCGGGGTGCAGGTCTCCGATGTCAACAAGCTGCTCAAGCAGTTCGCCATGACGCAGAAGATGATGAAGCGGTTTGGCAAATTGGGCAAAAAGGGCTTTATGCGCGGCGGCGGTCTGCCGGGCCTGCCTTTCTAAGATGCTTGGCGATTAGGCGGAAGCGCTATGGATGAGTCGATCATCGGGCGGGTGGAGATCTTCTATGGGGTGAAACCCGCGCCGCTGTGCAAGGCGCTGGGCGACTGCCCCATTGAAGAGGCGGAGCCTGGGCAGACGCTGCTGCATCCGGGCATGCGTTCGCCGCACCATATGTATGTGGTGCTGGAAGGGGAGGTGGCGATCCACTTTGATGGACCCGATGAGCCGCCATCGCGCTTTGCCCGCCCCGGCGATACCGTGGGCGAGCTCTCCACGCTGCTGGATACGCCCCCCAACGCCACGGTCAAATGCCAGCGCCCGGCGCAGTTGCTGCGCATCGATCAGGATGTGCTGCACCGCGTGACCAATCAATTCCCGCTGATCTCACGCAATCTGGTGGGGCGCGTCTCCTCCTGGCTGAAGATGAACACCGCGCAACTGGTGGCGCGGGAGCATCGGCTCATCGAGCAGGAGAAGCGGCTGCGCGCCGTGGTCGACAGCACCGTCAACGGCATTCTGATTATTGAAACCGATGGTCAGGTGAGCGCCTATAACAATGGCGCGCAGCGGATTTTTGGCTTCGCCGCTGACGAGGTGGTGGGGCAGTCTGTGGAGTTTCTGCTGCCGTCGCCGCCCTTTACCAATTTTGATGACTATTTCCGCGCGCTCAAACCCGACCATCTGGCTCTGGGGGAGGGGTTGGTGTGCAGTGCGGTGCGCAAAGATGGCGTGCGCATTCTCACCGAATTGCTGGCCAGCGAAGTGCGCTACCAGGACAACCGTTTCCTCACGCTGGTGGTCAACGACATCACCCGCCGCTTCGAGGCTGAGCGCGCCGAACAGCGTCTGCGCGACGCCATGTCGCGCTACGTGCCCGACGCTTTCCTGGCGCTGCTGGGCAAGACCAATATCATCGATGTGCGCCCCGGCGATGGCGTGGTGCGCGAAATGACGGTGCTGTTCTCCGATATCCGCGATTTTACCGCCTTCTCCGAGACCCGTTCGCCGCAGGAGGTGTTCGAGTTCATCAACGACTACCTGGACGCGGTGGAGCCGGAGGTGACCAGCACAGGGGGGGTGGTGGACAAGTATATCGGCGACGCCATTATGGCGCTGTTTCCGCAGCAGGCCGATGACGCGGTGGCGGCGGCGCTGGGCATGATCAAGGCGCTGTCGCGCTTCAATGCGCGCCGCGCGCGCAACGGCGAGCCGGAAGTGCGCACCGGCTATGGCGTCAACACCGGCACGTTGATGCTGGGCGCGGTGGGCAACCGCGAACGCATGGACGGCACGGTGATCGGCGATGCGGTGAATCTGGCCGCGCGCCTGGAGGGGATGACCAAGCTCTACAAGGCGCCGCTGCTGATCAGCCATGACGCCATGCTGGCCATGCGCAAACCCGAAGCGCGGCGCATCCGCTTTGTCGATGTGGTGGCGCCCAAAGGGCGCAGCATGCCCGCGTTTGTGTATGAAGTGTATGATCATGAGAGCGCAGAGTTGCGCGCGCTCAAAGATGAGACGCGCCCTCTGCTGGAACGCGCCATCGCGTTGCACCATCTGGGCGCCCACCAGCAAGCGCTCAATCTGCTGGGGCCGTGTCTGGCGTGTTCCGGCGATGAAGATCCGGTGGCGCAGATCTACCGTCAGCGGGCGATGGATGCGCGGCGCGAGGCGATGCCGGCGGATTGGGATGCCGGGTGGCGCGACGAGATGGCCACTGGGCTGACGGAGATCGATGCGCGGCATCAAGCGCTGTTTGCCGAAGCCCAGCGTCTGCGCGCGCTGTTCCTGGGATCCAGCGAGCATGATGACCTGTTCGGCGCCACCGGGACGTTTGAAGATATGGCACACGACTGCTTCCTGGCCGAGGAGCTGCTGATGCGTCAGAACGGTAATGTCGGCCTGGATGAGCATAAGGCGCGCCACGACGCCTTCCGGCGCGATCTGAGCAATGTGCGGCGGGAGATCGTCACTCGCGTGCGCGATCCCGCTTACCTCTATCTGCGCCTGAAAGTGCTGGCCTACGACTGGTTCGCCAACCACATTCATCACTGGGATCAGCCCATGGGTCGGCGCTTGGCGTAGCTTTTTCGTTGGCGGGCCTGTTTCAGGCTTGACTGTGGCCGAATAATCCCTATTATTGCCTGATTTTCCCGGATGCCCCCCGGAACCGTCGGCTATGCGCGCCAGAGTGTGCGAGCGAGCTGGGCGGGGACTCATCGCTGCTCTGAGGGCTATCCGCGCTGTGCGCGGGGCGAGCAGCCAGAAAACAGAGGACATTCCCATGGCTGTTCGTATCCGTTTGCAACGTCGCGGCTCCAAAAAGCGTCCCTTCTACGCCATCGTCGCCGCCGAATCCACCATGCCCCGTGACGGTCGTTTCCTGGAAAAATTGGGCACCTTCGACCCCCGCAAGGAAGAGTTCGCCGAGCAGGTTGAACTGAAATCCGAGCGCGTGGAGCATTGGTTGAGCGTGGGCGCCAAACCCACTGAAACCGTTGCCAAAATTCTGAAAAAAGCGCAGGAACAGGCGGCGGCCTAATCCTGCTGACCCTGCGATCCAGCGGAATCGAGCCCATGAGCGGGAACGACGAGCGGGTGACCGTGGGCGAGGTGATGGGCGCCCTTGGCGTACGCGGCGAAATGCGCGTCAAGCCCCTGACCGAAGAGATGACCACACTGCTGGCGTTTGACGCGGTGTGGGTGATTCCTCCTGAGGGCGCGGCGTCCAGCAAACCCTATCTGGCGCGCGTCACAGGCGGGCGTCGGCATGGGCGCGGTCTGGCGCTGCAGCTGGAGCGCGTGACCGATCGCAACGCCGCCGAAGCGCTCTACGGAGCGCGCTTGGAGGTGGCGCGCGCCGATCTGCCCGCGCCCGACGAAGATGAGGTCTACTGGCTGGATCTTATCGGCTGCGCGGTGGTGGACGCCGACAGCGGCGCAAACCTCGGCGTGGTGGCGGATATGATGTCCACCGGGGCCAATGACGTGATCGTGGTCAATGGCCCGGATGGCGAGCGGCTGCTGCCGTACATCGCCGATGTGGTGATCGAAGCCGATATGGAGACGCGCACGGTGCGCGTGCGTCCCCTGCCGGGGATGTGATTCGGGCGGGCGGCGCGTCAGCGTGGTTGTGAATGCCGTCTGTTTGTGAATGCGGGACCGGGCGAGATGAGCGCTTTTACCATTCTCACGCTGTTCCCGGAGATGTTTGCTCCCCTGGAGCATTCCATTCTCAAACGGGCGCGCGATGATGGTAAACTGGCGCTGAATCTGATTCAGATCCGTGATTTCGCCACCGATCGCCATCGGCGAGTGGATGACGCTCCCTTCGGCGGCGGTCCGGGCATGGTGATGAAGCCCGATGTGCTGGAGCGGGCGCTGGATGCGGCGGTGGTCGCCCAGGGTAAGGGGCGGGTGATCTATCTGTCGCCGCAGGGGCCGAAGTTTGATCAGGCGACTGCGACGCGGTTGGCTGGGGAAGAGCATCTGATCCTGCTGTGTGGTCACTACGAAGGGCTCGATGAGCGCTTTGTGGCGCAGCGGGTGGATGAGGAGTTGTCGCTGGGAGACTTTGTGCTCACCGGCGGGGAAATTCCGGCCATGGCGGTGGTTGACGCGGTGGCCCGATTGATTCCCGGAGTCCTGGGCGATGCGCAGAGCGCTGCCGAGGATTCGTTTGTGGAAGGATTGCTCGATCACCCTCACTACACGCGCCCCGCCCACTGGGCGCCGCTGAGTGAGGAGGGCGTCGAATCGGGACGGGAGGAGGCCATCATCCCCGTCCCCGACGTGTTACGGTCGGGCGATCACGGCGCTGTGGCGCAGTGGCGGAGACGTCAGGCGCTGTTGCGCACCTTGATCCGGCGCCCGGAGCTGATCGGCGTAGCGCGACTCGATAAACACGAGACGCGCTTGATCAAAGCTCTGGCCGCTGCACTGGACGAGTGGGAGACTGACCGCGAACCTGATGCCGGGCAGGCCGGGATGCGGCGCAATGAGGATTGAACGATGAATGAACTCCAGGCTTTTGAACAGAAACAGATTCAGCGCGAAGCGCCCGTTTTCGGCGCTGGCGATACCCTGAAAGTCCATGTGAAAGTGGTCGAAGGCGCCCGCGAGCGGGTGCAGATCTTCGAAGGCGTGTGCATCGGCCGCATGAACGCCGGTCTGCGCTCCACCTTCACCGTGCGCAAGATCTCCTTCGGCGAAGGCGTGGAGCGGGTGTTCCCGCTGCACTCCAACCGTCTGGAGAAGATCGAAGTGGTGCGTCGCGGCGATGTTCGTCGCGCCAAGCTCTACTATTTGCGCGGCCGCACCGGTAAGGCGTCCCGTATTAAAGAGAAGCGCGACTTCTAATCGTTTGCTCGCCTGAGTACTGCGATTATGACGCGCAAAGCAGTGCAGAGCGCGCGCCCGGATCTCACTCTGGAGCGCGCGCTTTTTGCGTCCGGCGTCCAGCGCATTGCCGGTGTGGACGAGGCCGGGCGCGGACCGTTGGCCGGCCCCGTGGTGGCCGCTGCGGTGATCCTTCCCATTGGGCCTGACTCCCAGGTTGACGACCTTCCCGCCGGACTCAACGACTCCAAAAAACTCACGGCGATTCAGCGCGAGGCGCTGTTCGAGCAGATTCAAGCCTGCGCCCTGGCCATTGGCGTGGGTGAGGCGTCGGTGGCGGAGATCGACGAGATCAACATCCTCCACGCCGCCATGCTGGCCATGCATCGCGCGGTGACGGCTCTTCCCTTTGCCCCGGATTCTCTTCTCATTGATGGCAACCGACTGCCAAAGGAACTACCGTGCCCGGCGCAGGCGGTGGTGAAGGGGGATGCGCGTTCGCTCTCCATTGCGGCGGCGTCGATCATCGCCAAGGTGACGCGGGATCGCATTATGACGGCGCTGCATGCGGAGTTCCCCATATATGGTTGGGACCGCAACAGCGCGTATGGGGTGGCGGCGCACAAGCAGGCGATGGCCGAGCATGGGGTGACGGAGCATCATCGCAGAAGCTTCAGGCCGGTGAGGGAGATCCTGGAGCGGTCCGGCGAAGAGTAAAAGTGTGTGCGTGAGGTGCGGCAATCTTGCGCTGACTATTGGCCTCCGGCTGGCCGGAGGCGGGATTCTTAAGGGTCTGTGACCCTTAAGCGGGTCCAGGGCGGCGCCCTGGCGGGGTTTGGGGCAGCGCCCCAATATCTTTAGTCTGTAGGCCGTTTCCCCTTGAGCAAAAGTAGAGCCAGCAAAAATCCGCAAGAGAAGCGCAACGACTGAACCAGCATAGAGGCAGACAGGGAAACGGCGGTGAGTGATCTGTCGGCGCAGCCGTCAGGAGCGAATGCCGTCGGGCCGGCGGCCAGGGAAAGCCAGCCAATGTGTGCGGGAAAGCCTGTATTCTCTGCATCCACAGAACGCAGCCACGCCAGCCAGCATTTCCCAGCCGTTGACGCCAATCTCTGGCAAGGCGCTCCAAGATCTTATAATCTTTTCAGACTCACATGGAATCCCCCAGATCCGAGATGCGCCCATGAACGCAGAATCCGCAGACAGACGTCGTGGCCTGGTGCTGCTCAACACCGGCGATGGCAAAGGCAAATCGTCGAGCGCCATCGGCATGGTGTTCCGCGCGGCGGGCTGGAACATGCGGGTGTGCGTGATTCAGTTCATCAAGGGCAAATGGAAGACCGGCGAGGAGCGGGCGGCGGCCAAATTCGACAATGTGGAGTGGCACGCCCTGGGCGACGGCTTCACTTGGGATACGCAGAACCCGGAGCAGGATCGCGCCACCACGCGCCAGATCTGGGAGTTTGCTCAGGAGAAGATCGCCAGCGACGCCTACGATCTGGTGCTGCTGGATGAGATCATCTACTGCGTGGGCTACGGCTGGCTCACAGGGGAGGAGATCGCCGAGTTCGTGCGCCAGAGCAAACCCGAGCGGCTCCATCTGCTGCTCACCGGTCGCAATGCGCCGCAATCATTGATTGACCTGGCCGACACCGCCACTGAGATGGGGCTGCTCAAGCACGCCTACGAGCAGGGGATCAAGGCCGCCAAGGGGATTGAGTTCTGATGCGCGCTCTGAGCGTATTGCCGACGTCGGCAGGCGGAAACGTTTTGCCCCCCTTTGGCGAAATTCCAAATGGAGCGTGAGGTATGAACAGATCCCAACCGCACATTCTCATCGTGGAGGATGATTCCGATACCGCAATACTGACGGCCAAAAAGCTCAATAGCGCCGGGTATGAGACCACCATTGCCGCCAGTGGCGAGGAGGGCGTGGAGAAGTTCGCCGCCAATGCGCCGGACTTGGTGCTGATGGACGCCAACCTACCCGGAACCAATGGTTATGAGGCGACCGAGCGCATCCTTGCGCTCCCGCAAAAGCGCCATGTGCCGGTGATCATGGTCACCGGCATGGATAGCGAGGATGCTGTGGAGCAGGCGTTCCATTCCGGCGCTGTGGAGGTGATCCTCAAACCGGTCAATTGGGCGATCTTGACCAATCGCGTGGCGATGACGATCAAGTATTACAATCTGCAGCGGGATCTGGCCTTTGCGCATGGCGAACTCAAGCGTCAGATGGGTGAAAAAGAGGCTGAACTGGTGTTGGCCAACGCCCTGCTGGAAGAGCAGGCGTAATCAATCCATGACGTCAGCGCGCCACCGGATGCCCCGGCATTGCGCGGCATGAGCGCGCCTTCCCCCGTTCTGGCGCGTTGGCCGCTGCTCGTCATGTTGGCGTTCATGCTGTGCGCGGCGCTATTGGCGTCGCTGGCCCATGGCAGCGTGGCGATGTCGCTCGGGGAGAGTTGGCGCGCACTCCTGGGACAGGGCGATGCGCTGCATCAGGAGCTGATCTGGAGCCTGCGCCTGCCACGCGCCTTGGCGGCCGTGGCGGCGGGCGGCCTGCTGGCGCTGGCCGGGGCGCTGCTGCAGGTTCTACTGCGCAATCCATTGGCCGATCCCTTTGTGTTGGGCGTCTCTGGCGGCGCCGCCAGCGCGGCGCTGCTGGCGCTGCTGCTGGGCGCGGCGGCGTGGGTGGTGGAGATCGCCTCCCTGGGCGGCGCGTTTCTGGCCATGACGCTGGTGTTTGGCTTGGCGCGCGCGCGCGGCGCCTGGAGCCCGACGCGGCTGCTGCTCACCGGGGTGGTGATGGCGGCGGGATGGGGCGCGCTGATCAACCTGCTGCTGGCGATCAGCCCCGACGCCCATCTCAAGGGCATGCTGTTCTGGCTCATGGGCGACCTGGACAACGCCGAGCATCCCGGTTGGGCGTTGGCGGCGCTGGCGCTGGGCCTGCTGCTGATCTGGCCTCAGGCGCGGGCGCTCAATCTGCTGGCGCGGGGCGACAACCACGCCGCCGCGCTGGGAGTCTCCACCGGCGCATTGCGCATTCTTCTCTATCTCATCGCATCACTACTCACGGCTGCTGCGGTCACCACGGCCGGTTCAGTCGGCTTCGTCGGGCTGGTGACGCCGCATCTGCTGCGTCTGGCCGGGCTGCGTGATAACCGTCTGCTGCTGCCCGCCTGCGCCCTGGGCGGCGCCACGCTGCTGCTGCTGGCCGACCTGCTGGCGCGGGTGGCGATTGCGCCGCAACAGTTGCCGGTGGGGGTGATCACCGCCTTCCTCGGCGTGCCGCTGTTCCTGATTCTGATGCGTCGCGAGGGCGGCCAATGAGCGGCGGCCTGAAGGTGACAGCGGCGGATTTGCGCATTGGCGACGTTTGTGTGTGTGAGAATCTCACCTGGGAGGTCCTGCCGGGCGAGCGTTGGGCCATCCTGGGACGCAATGGGGTGGGCAAAAGCACGCTGCTGCACGCGCTGGCCGGACTCAGGCCGCTCAACGCAGGGAGCGTAGCGTTGCAGGGGCGCGAACTCGCCAATTGGCCGCGTCGCTTGTTGGCGCAACGGCTGGGAGTGCTGTTTCAGCAGAGCGAATCGGCGTTTCCCGCCACCGTGCTGGAGACCGCCCTGGCAGGACGTCACCCGCACCTGGGGCTGTGGGCGTGGGAGGGGCAAGAGGACTACGCCTTGGCCCGGCGCGCACTGGAGGCGGTGGGGTTGGCGGCAATGGAGTCGCGCGATGCGCGCACCCTCTCCGGCGGCGAGCGCCGACGGCTGGAGATCGCCGCTGTGCTGACGCAAAATCCGCCCTGGCTGCTGCTGGACGAACCGGCCAATCACCTGGACCTGCGCTATCAAATCCGCATCCTTGAGCAACTCTCCGGCTGTGTGGATGAGAGCCGCAGCGGCGGCCTGGCCATGGTGCTGCACGATGTGAATCTGGCCCTACGGGTGTGCAATCGCTTTCTGCTGTTGTTTGGCGATGGGCAGTGGCGCGCAGGCGACGCCGCCGCCACGCTCTCGGCGCAGACGCTCTCGCAACTCTATGATCACCCCATGCAGGCGATTGCGACGCCGGGCGGGCCGCTGTACCATCCTCAATGAGCCGGAATCCTATGGTGAATCACCTCATGCTCCGGCGCAGATATTCTGATGGAGGGCAAACGACGATGAGTATGCATAAGCGTTGGGCGCCGCGCGCGGCGGTGTTGTTGGGGTTGTTGTTGGCCACGCCCGCCTGGGCGGGGCTGCCGGTGGCGGTCAATGGACAGCCGTTGCCCACTCTGGCGGACATGCTGGAGAACGTCACCCCCGGGGTGGTCAATATCGCCACCAGCGCCAAGGTGCAGGTGCGCCAATCGCCCTTCTTCAGCGACCCCTTCTTCCGCCAATTCTTCGATCTGCCGCGCTTGCAGATGCGCGAGCGCACCCAGCGCAGCCTGGGCTCCGGGGTGATCATCGACGCCAAGCGCGGCTACATCCTCACCAACCACCACGTCATCGACAAAGCCGACACCATCACCGTCACCCTGCGTGATGGCCGCAGCATGAAGGCCAAACTGGTGGGGGTGGACCCGGAGACCGATGTGGGGGTGATCCAGGTGGAGCCCAAGCATCTGCATCAGGTGCCCATCGGTCGTTCCGGCGAGCTGCGCGTGGGCGACTTCGTGGTGGCCATCGGCAACCCCTTCGGCCTGGGACAGACGGTCACCTCCGGCATTGTGAGCGCGCTGGGCCGCACCGGGTTGGGCATCAAAGGCTATGAGGACTTCATCCAAACCGACGCCTCCATCAATCCGGGCAACTCCGGCGGCGCGCTGGTCAATCTGCGCGGCGAGCTGATCGGCATCAACACCGCCATTCTGGCCAAGGCGGGCGGCAATGTGGGCATTGGCTTCGCCATCCCCATGGATATGGCGCAGCGCATTCTGGCGCAGCTCATCGAGTATGGCGAAGTGCGCCGAGGTCTGCTGGGGGTCAAGGCGCAGGATCTGACCCCGGAGCTGGCGCAAGCATTCGGGCTGGCCATGGATCACGAGGGGGCGCTGGTGACGCTGGTGAGCAAGGGCTCTTCAGCGCAGAAGGCGGGATTGCGGCAGGGCGACGTGGTGACCCATATCGACGATCAACCCGTGCGTGATGCGGCGCATCTGCGCAATATGGTCGGACTGCTGCGGGTGGGCGAGCGAGTGCGCATGACCATCCTGCGCAAAGGCGTCAAGCAGACGCTCTCCATGGTGGTGGCGGAGCCGCGGCATCAGAGCGCCAAAGGGGACGATATCGACCCGCGCCTGGGCGGCGCCACGCTGGAGCTGCGCGAGAATGAGCAGGGCCAGATGTTGATCACCGTGGCCAAACTCACTGCGCGCAGCGCGGCGGCGCGTTTGCAACTGCTGCCCAAGGATGTGATCCTGAGCATCAACAAACGGCCGGTGAACGATTTTGAGCAGTTGAAGCAGGCGATGCAGAGCAACGAGCGCGAAGTGCTGTTATCCATCCAACGCGGCGCGCGTCGGTTTTCCATTCGTGTGCGCTTTTAGGGCGCGCGCGTAACCAATTTCCCCAGGGGGTGAGCATGAGCCAAATGGATCAGGAAGCCAAACGCAGCGGGCGTCGTGAGGTTCTCAAAGGCGCGGTTGCAGGTGCGGCGGCGGCGACGCTGGGCGCGCCGGGCGTCGCCAGCGCGGCCAAGAAGATCAAATGGAAAATGGTCACCACATGGCCCAAGAACTTCCCCGGACTGGGGGTTGGCGCCAATAATCTGGCCAAGCTCATCAATGAGATGAGCGGCGGTCGCATGCAGGTGAAGGTGTATGGCGCCAAGGAGTTGGTGGGCGCATTCGAGGTGTTCGACGCGGTCTCGCGCGGCACTGCGCAGATGGGCCACGGCGCCGCCTATTACTGGAAGGGCAAGCACCCGGCCACGCAGTTCTTCGCCGCGGTGCCGTTTGGCCTCAACGCCCAGGAGATGAATGGCTGGCTCTACCACGGCGGCGGTCTGGAACTGTGGCAAAAGGTCTACAAGCCGTTTGGCCTGATCCCCACCGCCATCGGCAACACCGGGGTGCAGATGGGCGGCTGGTTCAACAAGGAGATCAAAAGCGTTGAAGACCTCAAAGGTCTGAAAATGCGCATCCCCGGGCTGGGCGGCGAAGTGCTCAAGCGCGCCGGCGGCGCGCCGGTGAGTCTGCCCGGCGGCGAGATCTTCCCCTCGCTGCAGTCCGGCGCCATCGACGCCACCGAGTTCGTCGGTCCTTATAACGATCTGGCGTTCGGTCTGTACAAGGCGGCCAAATTCTACTACTACCCCGGTTGGCATGAGCCCGGCACCACGCTGGAGTGCATGATCAACGAAAAGGCCTTCAACGAATTGCCCGGGGATCTCCAGGCCATCGTCAAGGCGGCGTGTCAGGTGGCCAATCTGGACATGCTCTCGGAGTACGTGGCGCGCAACAACACCGCTCTGGACGCCCTGGTGAAGACCCACGGCGTGCAGTTGCGCCGCTTCCCCGATGATGTGCTCAAAAAGCTGAAGGATCTCTCCGACGAGGTGGTGGGAGAGATCGCCAAGGAGGATCCTCTCTCCCAGGAGATCTATGACTCCTTCCGCGCCTTCCGTGACCAAGCTACGGCGTGGCATGAGGTCTCCGAAAAGGCTTATCTGGAAGCGCGCGCTCTGTAATTCTGGCGTGAGGCGCACAGGAGCCCGCGTTGCGGGCTCCTTTTTTTGACTCATTTGGTCGGGATGACGGCATGGGATGGCGGAGCAGAGGGCGCCTCGGCGCTGGCGTGGTTGTGGCGCTGATGATGAGCGCCTGCGCGGGCGACAACCCGGCGCTCAAGGCGTCTCAAGGGTTGCGCGAGGCGGGCGATTACGCCACAGCGCAAAGCCGCTTAGAGGCGGCGCTTAAAGAGTCGCCGGACAACGACGCCCTCAAACAGGCGCTGAATCTCACCCGTCTGCAATGGGGCGGCGCGCTGGTTGAGCAGGCGCAAACTCAGGCCGATGACGCCGCCCAGCCGCTGCTGCCGCGACTGCGCAGCGCGTTGGAAAAGCTGGAGCAGGCGCAGTCCCTGGCGCCGCAGCAAGCGGCGTTGCAGCCGACTTTGCAGAGCATCGCCACCCAACGTGAAGCAGCGCTGGCGCGGCAGCGCGCCTGCCGCGCGGCGGCGGAGGCGGGCTTGGCTGACGCCGAGAAGCTGGAAGCGGCGCAGAGCCAGTTGAACGCTTGTCTGGCCGATGATCCCGATAACCCCATCCTCAATGGGTTGGCGCGGCAGGTGCTGCCCAAGTGGCGCGCGCGCGCGCTTAAGTCGATTACCCAGGCGTTGCGCGGCGGACGTGAAGAGCAGGCGTTGTCTCAGGCTCAGGCGGCAGTGGGCATGGCGCCAAACGATGCGGAACTGGGTGAACTTCTGAGCCGCGCCGAGCGCGCGCTGGAGATGAGCGTGCGCTTGGGGCTGGTGTCTGATCTGCTGGATCAAGGTCGCGCGGAAGACGCTTTGGCCGCCTATCGCCCCCTGCTGGGACGCGCCTATGCCCCCAGCGAGCGGCTGGCGTGGCGCTTGGAGGAGCTGGGTGAGCGTCTTGGCGGCCAGCTCTCCGAAGCGGGTGAGGAGGCGCTCAAGGCTGGGCGCGTCGGTCAGGCGGCGCTGCTGCTGCAGGGGGCGGTGGACGCTTCGCCTTCGCAGCGTTTTACCTCCCGGGTGGGGCAGTTGCTGTTGGCGCTGGCGCGCATGGCTGAGGACGCCCGGCAGGACAAACGGCCCGGCGCTGCCTGGTTGGCCCTGCGCGCGCGGCAAAAGCTGGCGGCGCGGGGCGTGGATGATGGCGCGCAGTGGATTGAAAAGATGTGGGCGGAGTTGGCGGCGCGCAACGGGCGCGCCCTGGCGGTGGCGCTGCTGGGGCAGGAAGGCGCAGACGCCGATATCGCTGCTCAGTTGCGCCAGATGCTGGCTGCGCCCTCCACGGGCGTGACGCTGATTGACCCCACGCTTGTGACCAGCGCGTTGC from Magnetofaba australis IT-1 harbors:
- the ffh gene encoding signal recognition particle protein, which produces MFDSLSDRLDGVFKKLRGRGHLTEDNIKEALRDVRVALLEADVSLPVVKSFIASVKEKAVGVSVTKSVTPGQQMIKVVHDELVELMGAVNESLNLAAQPPAVVLMAGLQGSGKTTTTGKLAKRLAEREGKRVLVASLDVYRPAAMDQLRSVAEQAGVACLDASPDEKPQVIAQRALEAARKSGADVLFLDTAGRLHIDETLMDELVEIKSIANPVEILFVADSMTGQDAVNVAQSFNERLDVTGVVLTKTDGDARGGAALAIRHVTGKPIKFLGVSEKLDGIEPFHPDRVASRILGMGDVLTLVETAMEKVDLEESAKLQEKLFKSKGFTLEDFLSQMQQVKKMGSMSELVEMIPGVKQAMKGKDVNLDDGQIKRVEAIILSMTKEERRKHQILNASRKRRIANGAGVQVSDVNKLLKQFAMTQKMMKRFGKLGKKGFMRGGGLPGLPF
- a CDS encoding PAS domain S-box protein — its product is MDESIIGRVEIFYGVKPAPLCKALGDCPIEEAEPGQTLLHPGMRSPHHMYVVLEGEVAIHFDGPDEPPSRFARPGDTVGELSTLLDTPPNATVKCQRPAQLLRIDQDVLHRVTNQFPLISRNLVGRVSSWLKMNTAQLVAREHRLIEQEKRLRAVVDSTVNGILIIETDGQVSAYNNGAQRIFGFAADEVVGQSVEFLLPSPPFTNFDDYFRALKPDHLALGEGLVCSAVRKDGVRILTELLASEVRYQDNRFLTLVVNDITRRFEAERAEQRLRDAMSRYVPDAFLALLGKTNIIDVRPGDGVVREMTVLFSDIRDFTAFSETRSPQEVFEFINDYLDAVEPEVTSTGGVVDKYIGDAIMALFPQQADDAVAAALGMIKALSRFNARRARNGEPEVRTGYGVNTGTLMLGAVGNRERMDGTVIGDAVNLAARLEGMTKLYKAPLLISHDAMLAMRKPEARRIRFVDVVAPKGRSMPAFVYEVYDHESAELRALKDETRPLLERAIALHHLGAHQQALNLLGPCLACSGDEDPVAQIYRQRAMDARREAMPADWDAGWRDEMATGLTEIDARHQALFAEAQRLRALFLGSSEHDDLFGATGTFEDMAHDCFLAEELLMRQNGNVGLDEHKARHDAFRRDLSNVRREIVTRVRDPAYLYLRLKVLAYDWFANHIHHWDQPMGRRLA
- the rpsP gene encoding 30S ribosomal protein S16; this translates as MAVRIRLQRRGSKKRPFYAIVAAESTMPRDGRFLEKLGTFDPRKEEFAEQVELKSERVEHWLSVGAKPTETVAKILKKAQEQAAA
- the rimM gene encoding ribosome maturation factor RimM (Essential for efficient processing of 16S rRNA), producing MSGNDERVTVGEVMGALGVRGEMRVKPLTEEMTTLLAFDAVWVIPPEGAASSKPYLARVTGGRRHGRGLALQLERVTDRNAAEALYGARLEVARADLPAPDEDEVYWLDLIGCAVVDADSGANLGVVADMMSTGANDVIVVNGPDGERLLPYIADVVIEADMETRTVRVRPLPGM
- the trmD gene encoding tRNA (guanosine(37)-N1)-methyltransferase TrmD, producing MSAFTILTLFPEMFAPLEHSILKRARDDGKLALNLIQIRDFATDRHRRVDDAPFGGGPGMVMKPDVLERALDAAVVAQGKGRVIYLSPQGPKFDQATATRLAGEEHLILLCGHYEGLDERFVAQRVDEELSLGDFVLTGGEIPAMAVVDAVARLIPGVLGDAQSAAEDSFVEGLLDHPHYTRPAHWAPLSEEGVESGREEAIIPVPDVLRSGDHGAVAQWRRRQALLRTLIRRPELIGVARLDKHETRLIKALAAALDEWETDREPDAGQAGMRRNED
- the rplS gene encoding 50S ribosomal protein L19; protein product: MNELQAFEQKQIQREAPVFGAGDTLKVHVKVVEGARERVQIFEGVCIGRMNAGLRSTFTVRKISFGEGVERVFPLHSNRLEKIEVVRRGDVRRAKLYYLRGRTGKASRIKEKRDF
- a CDS encoding ribonuclease HII gives rise to the protein MTRKAVQSARPDLTLERALFASGVQRIAGVDEAGRGPLAGPVVAAAVILPIGPDSQVDDLPAGLNDSKKLTAIQREALFEQIQACALAIGVGEASVAEIDEINILHAAMLAMHRAVTALPFAPDSLLIDGNRLPKELPCPAQAVVKGDARSLSIAAASIIAKVTRDRIMTALHAEFPIYGWDRNSAYGVAAHKQAMAEHGVTEHHRRSFRPVREILERSGEE
- the cobO gene encoding cob(I)yrinic acid a,c-diamide adenosyltransferase, translating into MNAESADRRRGLVLLNTGDGKGKSSSAIGMVFRAAGWNMRVCVIQFIKGKWKTGEERAAAKFDNVEWHALGDGFTWDTQNPEQDRATTRQIWEFAQEKIASDAYDLVLLDEIIYCVGYGWLTGEEIAEFVRQSKPERLHLLLTGRNAPQSLIDLADTATEMGLLKHAYEQGIKAAKGIEF